CGGAGAAGATTGCAAATGCTACCCGAAGCAAAATCCAATATGCCATAGAAAGCGGTTATGTACAGGTAAATGGTCAGACTGTCAAGGTAAGTTATAAAATCAAGCCTGGGGACGAGCTTAAGATAATGCTGGAAAAACCCCCAAGGGATACCGAAGTGTATCCTGAGGATATCCCGCTGGACTTTGTGTATGAAGATCAGTACTTGCTGGTGGTCAATAAACCTGCAGGAATGGTGGTTCATCCAGCCCACGGGAATTGGTCAGGCACTTTGGTCAATGGGTTGGTGCACCATTTCCAGAATTTGCCTGAAATGAAGGGGAATGAAGGCCGTCCGGGATTGGTTCACCGCATAGACAAGGATACTTCCGGCTTGCTGGTCATCGCCAAGGCTGAGGAAGTGATGACGCATCTGGCCAAGCAGTTTTTTCACCATACTATCGAGCGAACATATCTGGCTCTGGTTTGGGGCGAGCTGGAGGAGGAATCTGGAACCATAACCGGTCATGTGGGGCGCAGTGCCAAAAACCGCAAAGTCATGGATGTATATCCGGATGGTAGTCAAGGAAAACATGCCGTGACCCATTGGAAAGTGCTCAAGCGGCTACGTTATGTCACGCTGGTACAGTGCAATCTGGAGACTGGGCGCACCCATCAGATCCGCGCACATATGAAGTACCTGGGCCATCCGCTATTTAATGATGCGATGTACGGTGGTGATAAAATCAGAAAGGGCACCCAATTTTCTAAATACAAAAGCTTTGTTCAGAATTGTTTTGAGTTAATGCCCCGGCAGGCACTTCATGCCAAATCCCTGGGGTTTATTCATCCCATAAGTGGAGAAAAGCTGTTTTTCGAATGTGATTTGCCGGAAGACTTCCGTACAGTCTTGGAAAGGTGGGAAAACTACGTCAACTTCGAATAGTCAGTTTAGTTGTCAAAAAGGCAATAAATCAATTAAATACTTGCTGAATAGTCAATAAAATCGCCTTCTGGAGGCGGTAATGGCAATAATCAGGTGTTTGATTAATAAATAGTCAAAAATGAGACTCAATGCTAGATTGTTTTTAATGAATATGTATTTTTCAATCGATTTCATTAAAAATACTGTAAATATTTTGAAATATTTTTGAAATATTTTTAAAAAACAAATCCACCTTCTATATTTGAATCATACAAAGAGGGAAAAACAAACGGTTTACTCTCAAAGGACTCAGAATACATTGAAATTACACTACACTGTAGGATGTTGAAATTGGCAGACAAGCCCTCCTGTCTCGGGGGTGGAGGTCATGGGACAAAGCATTTTAGCGAGCTCGTAAATTTGCCTAACTACTCCGTGGAGGTTCGAATCCTGTTCCCGCTACATTGAGAGTATAAGGGGTTGTGAATCAATGATTTGCAACCCCTTCTCTGTTTTTGCTACAAAAATTGCTACAGGAATAGGCTTATTTTTTATGGCGGACAAACCAATATACGAGTACCGAATGTGCGAAATCCGGGATCGCGGTGGTGATCTCAGCAAGCGCTGGTATGTTGAATTTTGGGTCTGGGATGTAGCTACAGAAAAATTAATCCGTAAACTTGATTACTTATCTGCCAAATTCAAGACTGCTCCGGAGCGGTATGCTGAAGCTCAGCGGATCAAAACTGAAATCGACAAAGCACTGAAGGATGGTGCATACATCGATAGTTCTGGTAAGACCCAACGGCAAAAGCATGATCCAAGGCCAAAGAGTATTTTAAAAGCCTTTCAGTGGTTCACTAAAGAACATTCCGGGGAGGTAGGAGATCGGGCAGTGGACGGATACAATTCATTTTTGAATGTTTTTGAAGAATATTTAGCTGATCGGAAACTGACCGATTTGCCTCTTACGCGATTTGACCAAGATCAGGTTTTTGCATTTTTGAGTTACCTGACCAATGAGCGACCGGTCAAGAAAGGAAAGACAGTGATCAGGGTAGGAGTATCCAATCGAACCAGGAACAATTATAAAATCTGGCTGGATACAGTTTTTAATTACCTGGTAAAAAGAAAGGTGCTTGATGAAAATCCTGCGAAGGAGGTTTCTAAACTGAGGGTTTCCAATTCTTCCCACATTCCCTATAGTGATGTCCAGGCGAAGAGGGTAAAGGATCATCTGAGGGAAAAAGATCCTCAGATGCTTTTATTCTGTGCTTTCATTTACTACACGCTGGCTAGACCTAAGGAAATTCAGTTGCTGAAGGTTAGGGATATCCGTGGGAATAAGTTGCTGATCAGTGCACAGGTAGAAGTGAAGGGAGAAAAGAAGCAGCTGTCCAAAAATCACAAAAACCAGTTTGTGATTATTCCGGATGGCCTTCGTCAGCTGATCCGGGAGTTTGGAGTTCTAGACCATAATAATGATTTTTTCATTTTTGGTAACAAAGGGGAACCGGGACCAGAGCCATATTCCAAGCACTATAGTACCAAGCGGTACAAGCCGCATTTGGATTTTTTGGGAATCACCGGTGGACAGACGCTATATTCCTGGAAGCACACCGGAGCGATCAAGCTTTATCAGGCGACAAAGGATATGAAAAAAGTCCAGCGCCAGTGCCGGCACTGGAGTATTACCGAAACGGATAATTACCTCCGGGATCTAGGGATGTTTGAAGATGACGAAGTCGAATTCAATTTTCCGGCGTTTTGAGGCGTTTGCCTTCAGTGTCTTTTTGCTTTAGTTGATCGGATAGGCTTTCGCATTTAGCGTGAAGGTTCCAGATTACCTGAGCTCTGCGATAGTCTGCAGCTGAGGTATAGTCTAGATCCAACGTGTAATGGGAGTTTAGCAGGTCAAAATCGTCCTGGGTAAGGAGTCGGGAAAATCGTTCATCTAGTGCCATAGAGGTGGGGTTATACGGTGCTGCTGACCTTCTTGCGCACGCGCAATCGGCATGGGACTTTCACCCACTCTCCGCAAACCCCAGTGGGGTTGCGAGAGCGCGTACGGTTTAATCCAAGAAGGTCAGCGGTGTAAAGATGGCAAAAAATACTAGATGTTCAGATCTCTATTTCGTTCAAAAGCCTCGCACTCTAGGAGTGTTTGAGAATGAACTTGTAAATTATTAAGAATATCTCGGTCTATTTTTAAAGAATCAAGATTTCGGATTTTGATAGCAGTTCCGGCCATACATACCATTAACATTCCTTTTCCTCCTCCTGCCTCTGAATAGTCTATATCAGTGCCTATAATGGCATTCCCCCCCAAGTTAAGTGTTTGAATTCTCAATTGAGCCTTGCAAAGGTCCTCTCCCTCCTTTAGTTTTTTATTGAAACTGCCAGATTGCATTCCAAAAAAATCAGTCCAGTTTGAAGCTATTTCTGATATTAATCCAGTCCCGGATACGGATTGGCCACTGACAATCTCAAGAGTAGTATAATCCCAATCTTTTGGGCTGTGTAGAGTGATTATAGGAATGATTGCTATATGATTTTTGATGTAGCTTTCGGCTTCATTTTTTAGGGTAAAGAAGTTTCTTTTTGCTTCAGGAATGATTGTTTCACTGCATTTTTTGCAGTAGGATTCGCTATCCAAATCCGTGTATTTCTGGATAAACTTAGCTGTAATGCCATCTACAATATGGTTGAATTGAAAAACTGTGTCTTTGATTTCTTTCTGGCAGTTTTGGCAGGTCATTATTTTTTGATTTATAGGTTTCTTAAAAAGTCATCTTCTGACATTATTTCGATTGATTTTCCTTTTTCAATAAGCTTGATGGTTTTTTCCTGCTTGGAACTCATTCCATCGTCTCCAACTACTCTATAATCTTGTTGTCCCACCACTAAGAATTCTATAGAATTATTAAAACCCTTCATTGGAGTACCTCCTATATCCGCAATTGCCTGGTTAGCTTCGTCTCTTGTCATAGAATCCATTTTGCCTGTGAAGAGGACATTTCTTCCATAGAAAATGCTATCAGGGTTATGCTTTTCTGGGTCCCCAGTATATTGTTTTGTCTCTTTGGGATAGTAAACTCTCTTGGTTTCTGAAGGCTTATAACCACCTGGGAATAGTCGACCAATGTTGACTTGTAATTTGTCTGTGAACTGTTCTAGCGATTCAAGTCCTATTTCGGCAAAAGCTTTCAAAGAGAGTTTTGCGGCTGCTAGACTATCATCACCGGCTCGGTGATGGCTGAATTGAATTTGATTAAAAGTGCAAAGATCCCGAAGACCATAGCCTGGTAGTCCTGGCCATACTTTTTTTGAAAAAATATAACTGCAGCTGTAGGATAACTCAGGGAAATCTAAATCATAGAGTTCAAGACTTTTTCTAAGCACACTAAAGTCAAAACCTGCATTATGAGCAATCAGAAATTTGTTCTCAACATAAGGCCTGATTTCCGACCAAAGATCTCCAAACTCAGGTTTATCTTTTGTGTCGTCTGGGGTGATTCCGTGAATTCTGATATTATAGGAATCATAATAATTGCTTTCTGGCTTGATCAGCCAACTTTTTGTTTCCTTGATTTTCCAGTCTTCGATAAAAGTAAGCCCAATTTCGCATGGGCTATTGCGTTGAGACGTAGCTGTCTCAAAGTCAATTGCTACAAAATTCATAAGATAGGTTAGTTAAAAATCTAACCTAAAATAAAAATTCCCGCTGACTTTCCAATCAGCGGGAATCCTTAAGCTTTATACCTTTTTTCCAGATCTTTCGCCTCTTTTCGGAATGCTTCATCTTTTGAGTATACCAGGTAGGCTTCACTAGGAAGTGGGTTTTCCAGATTGTGGTTTAGCCTGTTCAGAGCTTTGATCAATCCGGAATTATCAACTCCAGGAACAGGATTTACTGCAGCAGTAGGACTTGCCGTTGGTGAGGTTTCCCCGCCATTATAGAATGATCTACCGGAGAATGCCCTCATCCGGAGGGACTCCAAAAGCGGCTCGATCTGCATCTGAACGATCGGCTCTTTGCGCACAGCCTCTGGGATCACATACTCATGACGGTGCACATAGCCGGCATACTCTCCGTACTGGTCGCCAAACCCAAGTCCACCTCCTGTGGCTCCACCAAAGTAGTATGAATTCTTTGGCGCTCCTGTGGATCTTCCACGGACAGGAGTGTTCCCTTCTCCTTCGCTCTGACCAAATTCCGGCACTTCGGAATTGCTGAACAGGTTCTTGGCTCTGCCTGCAGCTGCCAATATTGACCCAATGATGCTGAGCTTGGTTGCCTTATAGATGAAAGGTGCTGCAGGTCCGCCGGCTGAGGCAGCCTGCAGGGCCACAAGCTCGGCTTTCATGATGGCCGCTCCGGTATCTATACCGATCTGTGCCAAAGCCAGGATTTTCTGAAATGCTGTGAGCTCGCCGCCTTTCTTGCCTACCAGGTTGATGGCCTCACCGGCGATGCGGGCATATTCCATGGTCACCTCAATCTGGGCCTGGCGCATTTCCATGTCTGCCCTCAGCTGGCGATCATTGGTTTGCTGCTTTTGCTTCAGCAGGCGCTCATCGAATTCCTTGTTGATCTCCTCAATGGTCTCCCTCCGGAGGCGTTCCAGTTCTGCAGTGTCCAGTCCATATTCCTGAGCCTGTGCAATCAGTGCATCAAATTTCCTTTGTGTTTGCTCAATCTCCTGCTCCTGCTCATCCATGGCCATTAGGGCAATGTCTTCCTGGAATTTTGCGCGCTTTTCTTTGACGGCTTCATTTTGCTCATCAATAGCTCTGTCCTGATATTCATTCTGCAGGCTGTCAAGCTGTGCAACGGTCTGATCATAGGTCTGCTTGTCCAGATAGCCCTGATTGTAATATTCCAGTGCCTTTTCGCGAAGGGTCTGGAATTTCTGCTCAATCTGGGCGATTTCCCTGGAGTCCTTCTCCAGCCGGTCAAGCTCGGCTTCAGCGTTCAGATCTTTGACGGTCTGCTGAAAGTCCTTGAATTTCTCCAGCATCTTGTCAATCTCCTGCTCAGCTGAGCTTGAACTAGCTGAGCTTTCGCTGTCTGCAATAGGATCGGATTGGAAAAATCCGGCTCTGCCCAGTGAGGCCGGAGCTCCCTGGAATGCAAACTGACTTACGGCTTCATCATCGCCCAGATCAGCAAGGATCTGCATTCTCCCGAGCTTCTGATCATTCAGGCTATTGAGTTCTTTTTGAAGGTTGCGGATCTCGTCTGCAGTAAGCTTGACTTTCTGCTGGGCCAATCCTGACTGTGAGGTCACGTATTTGAATAGGTCTCCTTCATCATCTCGGCGCTGTAATGCCCACGAGATCCGGAGAATGTCATTTTCCAAAAGTTTAAGATGATCCCTTTGCTCAGCAATGGCATCTGCATTCTGAAGTTTCAGCGCCTCTTTTTGCGCTTTGGTAAACTCCCGGACTTTTCCTGTACTGATTCCGATGGCCTTACCGTATTCATCAAATTCGGTCACTGCAGTTGGTACCAGGCGAGCAATTTCCTCAATGATCTTGGCCATTTCTTCCTGCTGTTCAGTATTTCGGACAGCATACGTGTCAAGTTCATCATATCGATTAATGAGATCCGGAAGCTTACGCTCCAGGCTTTGGACGTATTTCTCCTGTCCCTGAAATGCACGTGTGGCTTCATCTATTCCCATGGCCCAGTCAGCCAATTTTCCGATGGATTTTTCCAGGAAATTCATAAAAGTAGAATTGATGAAAGCCTGGTTGATCCAACGCTGCACCTTGGCCAGCGAGGCCGCTAGATTTTCATTTTTGACCTGAAATTCCTCGGTGATGGAAGTGCCTTCCTGAAATGAGCGGTTGGAAAGTGCCTGCTGCTCCCGGAGCAACTTGGTGTTATTGGCCAAAGTACCGAGTACACCCACCACTCTACCGCCATCTTCGCCCAGGTCTCCGAGTGTCCCGGCCAGTTCGGTGATTCCGGCTGAATTATCCTGGATTCCCTCAAGTACCCGAATGAATGCTTCATTGGCATCTGTATTCATCAGGTTCACAAAGTCAGCCATTTCCATCTTGGCAAATCGGGCATATTCCTTGGCATTCTTCGCCATATTGATGAATAGCTTGGAAAGTGCAGTAGATGAAGTTTCCGATGTCTGGCCAAGGGAATCCAGTGTAGCTCCCATACCCAGAATCTCCTGAACTGAGATCTTGGCCAATGGGGCAATTCCACCCATGCGCCTGGTGAAGTCTACTATATTTCCCTCGTTGGCCGTGCTGGCCATGCCGAGCTCATTGATAGCAGAGCCTACCCGGAGCAATGATTCCTCGATGCCATAAGCCTCCTGGATTTTGTAGGTACTGGTAAGCTTGCCCAGCTCACGCATGACGGTCTCAGTTTCTCCCAGAGAATCGCCCAGTGCCACATTTATCTGATCTGCAGCATTGACAAATCCAAGGATATCAGCCTTGCCTTTGATCCCGAGTCGACCGGCAATTTCTGCCATGCCCAGAAGCTCTTTTCTGGCTGTACGGGTATTCAGGTCTCCGAGATCTTTGTTCAGCTCTTTGACTGAAGCATCGGTCAGATCTGTAGTTTTCCGCACATCAGAAAGGGCATCAGAAAGTTCAGCAGCTCCTCTTACCAGGTTACCGATCCTGCCCAATAATTCCTGCGCTCCCAGGTATCCCAATGCCAATACACCAAAGCGCGTGATCTCTGTCTTGATCTTGGACCATGCGGAAGTAGTGCCATTGACATCTGCCCGCTGCGCCCGGATGGCACCATTCACTTCCTGGATCTCTCGCTTCAGCCGCTCATATCGCTCCGTGCCCTTGGTGATGCCCTTATCCATCTCACGCTGGAGATCCCGCTGATGGCTTCTAAGCTGGGACATAGTCATTCCAGCCAAGCCCATTTCTTTGCGAAGGGACTTGATCTTTAGGTTCGTTTCGTCGAGTTTGTCAGCAGTGGCCTTGTACCGGGCCTGACTGGAAGCGAGGTCTTTGGTAGCCTTCTCTGCAGAGCGAAGTTGCTCGGAGACTTTGCCTAACTGGGTAGCAGTCTTGATATATGCTTTACCGGTGGTCTTACCGGCGGCTTCCAGTTCCTTGACCTGCTTGGTGAGTCTGTCATAGCGCTCGCGGATCTTATCCACTTTCTTGGACTCACGCTCCAGGGCCACTTGCTCTTCCTTGATCTGCTTGAGTTCGGAGCGGTACTCGTAAGCGGCCATTTCCTGCTTGCCGAGTTCGGAGATCGACTGCTTGCCGTCGATCTCCATGCGCATCTGCACGGTATCCTGTCTAATCATCTGTCAGAGGGGTTTTGACCGCGCGGATACTTTGCTCCATCATCTGGATGCCAATGGCTCCCTCGAGGGCATTCAGTCGGCCATAGAAAGGGCGGGAATACCATTTTGCCACTTTGGAGCGCTTTCGGTTCTTCCCCTGGATGATCTCGCGGTTGGTAGTGGTGGATTCGAATTTCAGGGAGAGGTCTTTGCCCCGGCCACGGCCGACGTTCATATCCCTGAACCGGCCATAGGTTAGGAAGGACAGGTCATAGCCGATCATGGCAGAGGCTTGGGCATACACCCGTGACTGCACGGACTTAAATAGCTCCTCCGTGATGCCCACGCCGAGGCGCTTCATCATCTGGAGTAATACCTGATCCGTCCTATCCGCCCAGGACTGGACGTAGGATTGGATTTCTGAAATGGGATTTTCGGCCATACTTCCTGAATGAGGAAGTAATATGGAGGCGTGGGGAGGCGGGGATTAGGACACAAAAAAACCAGCGATTAGGCTGGCTTTGGATAAATTGAAGAATGATTTCTACTGTTTATTAAATAGATCTCCCTCTAGGGAAGTCCTAACAGAAATCTGTTTTAGACCTGCTTTATTGAGTAATTCAATAAAAAAGGTATCTCGCTTGTAAAGAGCTTCATGAAATGATACTCTAATTACAGGGAAAAATGGATCGTCATTATTGAAGTCGAAGCCACTAGGGTAGAAGTGTGGTGGATTTGATTCGAGAAGTAGTTGACTGAAACGATGAATTTCAGAGTTGATTCCTTCAGACGTATTCGGGTTTTTATTTATGACTTCGCAGTCAATCAAATAGTAATAATATTTATTAGTCATAAGGTAGGGATGTGTGAGGTGGAAATCTACAGATTTCGATTCAAATTATACAACAAGAAAATCTTAAGAACTGAAAGTAATTTGTGAATATTAACTTCGCGCTATGGACAGATCCCTATCCCCAAATCATAAGCGACTACTGAAGGAGCTGGAGCAGCTGCAGGCCCGGGTAGTGGCGAAGCTGGAGCGGATCAAGTATGAGGATGGATGGGAGGAGCGAAAAAAGAAGGGCCATGAGATCCGCATGCTGGTACTGGATGCGATCTATAACCTGGAACTTCGCAGGATCTCCAAGGTAGGCGAAGCGATGGATAAGCTGCAAGCTATGGGCGTCAAGGTACCGGATAGGTGAGGTAGAAAAACCTAAATAATTAACCTATAAAGTACTGGTTTTGATGTAGTTATAATATTATTTATCTTTGTACTAAATTAATATTATTACTATGAACAGAGATTTATTAGACAACATTTCCAGACTAGAT
This genomic window from Algoriphagus sp. TR-M9 contains:
- a CDS encoding phage tail tape measure protein — its product is MIRQDTVQMRMEIDGKQSISELGKQEMAAYEYRSELKQIKEEQVALERESKKVDKIRERYDRLTKQVKELEAAGKTTGKAYIKTATQLGKVSEQLRSAEKATKDLASSQARYKATADKLDETNLKIKSLRKEMGLAGMTMSQLRSHQRDLQREMDKGITKGTERYERLKREIQEVNGAIRAQRADVNGTTSAWSKIKTEITRFGVLALGYLGAQELLGRIGNLVRGAAELSDALSDVRKTTDLTDASVKELNKDLGDLNTRTARKELLGMAEIAGRLGIKGKADILGFVNAADQINVALGDSLGETETVMRELGKLTSTYKIQEAYGIEESLLRVGSAINELGMASTANEGNIVDFTRRMGGIAPLAKISVQEILGMGATLDSLGQTSETSSTALSKLFINMAKNAKEYARFAKMEMADFVNLMNTDANEAFIRVLEGIQDNSAGITELAGTLGDLGEDGGRVVGVLGTLANNTKLLREQQALSNRSFQEGTSITEEFQVKNENLAASLAKVQRWINQAFINSTFMNFLEKSIGKLADWAMGIDEATRAFQGQEKYVQSLERKLPDLINRYDELDTYAVRNTEQQEEMAKIIEEIARLVPTAVTEFDEYGKAIGISTGKVREFTKAQKEALKLQNADAIAEQRDHLKLLENDILRISWALQRRDDEGDLFKYVTSQSGLAQQKVKLTADEIRNLQKELNSLNDQKLGRMQILADLGDDEAVSQFAFQGAPASLGRAGFFQSDPIADSESSASSSSAEQEIDKMLEKFKDFQQTVKDLNAEAELDRLEKDSREIAQIEQKFQTLREKALEYYNQGYLDKQTYDQTVAQLDSLQNEYQDRAIDEQNEAVKEKRAKFQEDIALMAMDEQEQEIEQTQRKFDALIAQAQEYGLDTAELERLRRETIEEINKEFDERLLKQKQQTNDRQLRADMEMRQAQIEVTMEYARIAGEAINLVGKKGGELTAFQKILALAQIGIDTGAAIMKAELVALQAASAGGPAAPFIYKATKLSIIGSILAAAGRAKNLFSNSEVPEFGQSEGEGNTPVRGRSTGAPKNSYYFGGATGGGLGFGDQYGEYAGYVHRHEYVIPEAVRKEPIVQMQIEPLLESLRMRAFSGRSFYNGGETSPTASPTAAVNPVPGVDNSGLIKALNRLNHNLENPLPSEAYLVYSKDEAFRKEAKDLEKRYKA
- a CDS encoding exonuclease domain-containing protein, whose translation is MNFVAIDFETATSQRNSPCEIGLTFIEDWKIKETKSWLIKPESNYYDSYNIRIHGITPDDTKDKPEFGDLWSEIRPYVENKFLIAHNAGFDFSVLRKSLELYDLDFPELSYSCSYIFSKKVWPGLPGYGLRDLCTFNQIQFSHHRAGDDSLAAAKLSLKAFAEIGLESLEQFTDKLQVNIGRLFPGGYKPSETKRVYYPKETKQYTGDPEKHNPDSIFYGRNVLFTGKMDSMTRDEANQAIADIGGTPMKGFNNSIEFLVVGQQDYRVVGDDGMSSKQEKTIKLIEKGKSIEIMSEDDFLRNL
- a CDS encoding YbjQ family protein, with translation MTCQNCQKEIKDTVFQFNHIVDGITAKFIQKYTDLDSESYCKKCSETIIPEAKRNFFTLKNEAESYIKNHIAIIPIITLHSPKDWDYTTLEIVSGQSVSGTGLISEIASNWTDFFGMQSGSFNKKLKEGEDLCKAQLRIQTLNLGGNAIIGTDIDYSEAGGGKGMLMVCMAGTAIKIRNLDSLKIDRDILNNLQVHSQTLLECEAFERNRDLNI
- a CDS encoding RluA family pseudouridine synthase, giving the protein MNTQPEEEFEEEEVELYEHYKLTVDKGQTLVRIDRFLTEKIANATRSKIQYAIESGYVQVNGQTVKVSYKIKPGDELKIMLEKPPRDTEVYPEDIPLDFVYEDQYLLVVNKPAGMVVHPAHGNWSGTLVNGLVHHFQNLPEMKGNEGRPGLVHRIDKDTSGLLVIAKAEEVMTHLAKQFFHHTIERTYLALVWGELEEESGTITGHVGRSAKNRKVMDVYPDGSQGKHAVTHWKVLKRLRYVTLVQCNLETGRTHQIRAHMKYLGHPLFNDAMYGGDKIRKGTQFSKYKSFVQNCFELMPRQALHAKSLGFIHPISGEKLFFECDLPEDFRTVLERWENYVNFE
- a CDS encoding tyrosine-type recombinase/integrase; translated protein: MICNPFSVFATKIATGIGLFFMADKPIYEYRMCEIRDRGGDLSKRWYVEFWVWDVATEKLIRKLDYLSAKFKTAPERYAEAQRIKTEIDKALKDGAYIDSSGKTQRQKHDPRPKSILKAFQWFTKEHSGEVGDRAVDGYNSFLNVFEEYLADRKLTDLPLTRFDQDQVFAFLSYLTNERPVKKGKTVIRVGVSNRTRNNYKIWLDTVFNYLVKRKVLDENPAKEVSKLRVSNSSHIPYSDVQAKRVKDHLREKDPQMLLFCAFIYYTLARPKEIQLLKVRDIRGNKLLISAQVEVKGEKKQLSKNHKNQFVIIPDGLRQLIREFGVLDHNNDFFIFGNKGEPGPEPYSKHYSTKRYKPHLDFLGITGGQTLYSWKHTGAIKLYQATKDMKKVQRQCRHWSITETDNYLRDLGMFEDDEVEFNFPAF